DNA from Colletotrichum higginsianum IMI 349063 chromosome 7 map unlocalized unitig_7, whole genome shotgun sequence:
TGTTGTCTGCAGCACCGAGGTTGATGACCTGTCGCGCATGACCATCGTCCTGACCGGACAGGATGGCGTTGTCGAGCAGGCCCGGCGCCAATTGGAGGACCTCGTCCCCGTCTGGGCTGTGCTGGACTACACCAATGCCGCTCTGGTCCAGCGCGAGCTTCTGCTGGCCAAGATCAACATTCTGGGACCCGAGTACttcgaggagctgctcgcTCACCACCGTGAGATGACGgctgccgatgccgacaGCGAGCACGCCCTCGAGGCTGAGCAGCAGTCGCTGGAGGAGGTCGCCAAGGACTTTCACCCCAGCAAACTTGCCGTCAGTCAGGCTCTGCGTCACAAGCACGAACATCTCAAGTCCATCACCTACTTTGCCCACCAGTTCGGAGGAAAGGTTCTGGATATCAGCACCAACAGCTGCATTGTGGAAGTGTAAGTCTGACCCTCCGCTGACCCAGACCGTTCGCATACTGACACATTGCGCAGCTCCGCCAAGCCGTCTAGAATCGACTCTTTCCTGAAGCTCATCGGACCTTTCGGTATCCTTGAGTCAGCCCGTACCGGTCTCATGGCCCTGCCCCGTTCGCCGTTGTACGGACCCAACGAGGAGACGATTCTGAAGGAGGCAGATGAGGTTGTTGACGCTAGCCAGCTTCCTCCCGGTTAAGCGATTTTGTATTAGAGAACATCAGGCGTTGGTAAAAAGGGGTATTGCCATCTTTCAATGCTACCAAGCTGCTATTCAATCTGTACCATTTGTTTGCCAAGAAAGAAAACACCTCGCCTTTTTTTCGTATTGCTGTGATCATTTTGAACGCCGACACATGCCATTAGATCTTGCCCTTGTTAACAACAAAGCCCTCAAGGGCGGCTTTTGAGATTGTTAGCGTGGAAAAGATTGCCAGGGACTGAGAAAACCTACAAACAGCAGCCCACAGACGGTTTTCCGCCTCAGGGAAGACCAAGGAGCGAGGGCTGTAGAAGACCTCATCGGCTACCTCCTCGGGGTGACGGGGCAGGCAGTGCATAAACTTCCAACCCTCATTGGCACCGCCACGCTTGGCCAGGTCATTAGTGATTTGGTAGCCAGCAAAGGCCTTGAGGCGCTtctgggcctcggcctcctgaCCCATAGACACCCAGGTGTCCGTCACCAAGATGTCGGCGTTCTTGATAGCTTCCTCGGGGACGGTGGTCTCGGTGAGCTTGCCGGGAGAGGCTACGCCGTGAGCCGCAGAGGCAATGACGGCCTTCATGGCGTCGGGGATGCCATAGCCGGCGGGGGAGGCCACGGCGATGTCGACACCCATCTTCACGCAGCCGATGGCCAGGTCGAAGAGGACGTTATTGGAGTCACCGATCCAAGCGACCTTCAGTCCCTTCAGGCCAAGATCGGCCTTGTCGGAGGTGGTGTACGCCGGGAAAGCTTCGTGGATGGTCAAGAAATCGGCAATGATTTGCAGAGGATGGTAGTCATCGGACAGGGCGTTGATTACGGGCACGCTCGAGTCCTTGGCCAGACCGGCGACGTCAGAGTGAGGACCAACGCGGGCAACCATGCAGGAAGTCATGGAAGAAATGACTTTGGAGGTGTCGTACAGGGACTCATTGACCTGAGTGAATGTTAGCCAAGCACTGGCACATGATGAGAGCTTCGGTTTACAAACCCCGAGTTGGATATCGTCCTTGCCCAGGAACATGGGATGGCCGCCCATCAGAGCCACTGCAGCCTCGGTCGACACACGAGTGCGGGTACTCCGCTTGCTGAACAACATAGCAACTGACTTGCCCGTCAGGCCCGTGGCGAGAGCCTGAGGAACATTGCCGGACTTGACGGCGGTCTTGTTCGAAGCGGCATTGCGGACGAGGGTAGCGAACTCGGAGGGGCTCAGGTCCGCAATGGACATCAAATGGCGCGGGCCGGGTGACTGTGAGTAGGCGCGGCTCTGGACGCCATTGAGAGCTTGACGAGTGACTCGGAAAGCTGTTTGCTTCATGCTGGGCAACTCAATAACTAAGAATATTGGGTAGGGAGAGAGAGTAGTGCTGCCCAATTGAGTGCTTGAGAGCTTTGGAATGTTACTGAGAAGCAATATGAACAAATGTGAATTATTCTTGGGTTGCGTTGGTGTTCAAATTGACGTGTGCTTTTAAAGATAAAGCTGGTTGAGTCACAGATGGATGGATAGCTTCACATGAGAGACGATAGCGACTGGGTCCTCGACAAACTCTCTCGCTCCGGGCAGCTGCAAACTCAACGGGTCTCCTCACCGCTTTACACCGAAAATTTCAGAGCTGGACCAGTAGGGGCCCTGTAGCTTCAGTGCTTCAGTGCTTCAGCGTGTTGCAGGGCATGTAATGCAAGGTCGAAGGATGCTACAGGGGACTGATCGTTTGCAGGAGCCCAGACTGGTCCGGTGCAACCGCCGTAACCGGAACGTGGTAGGTTGCATGTGTCTGGGAATGGACCGTGCCCCCACCATCCACTGCCCCCCTCAGCGGCCCAGCCAGGAACGAAGCAAACGAGGGAAGATCATCCCCAGCCATCCACTCCGTGCAAGTTGGCCCTGCTGACCAGATCTCGTCTCATTGGTTTCAGCTGACCTCCACCCCAGCATCTTCAACTGCACAGCCCGTCCTAGGATGAACCAAGTTTCTTGACATCATCACCATTACGAATCCCGGCCGTTTTGGTTCTCCGGACACCGTCAGATACTTGTACACCTCCTCCCTGCATTCTTTCCATCTGTACGCTTTTCTCTGTTTCATAATCGTCTTCGTTCTCGACCGGCGATGACTGTCTTCTCTCGATTCTAATCCGACTACCCACCTCTCGCGAGTTACGATCACGATACCCGTCTATTCCACCatggccgaagacgaggagagaTCGCCACTGCTGGCGCccaagggaaagggaagagCGGGAGATGACTCTTCGCTGTCCGAGTCAGCACCTCTGCTGTCCAGCTCGTCTGCGACTCCCCGATACGATGGCGAGCAAGACGACCCCGAGACCTCTCGTGcgccctccctcgcctcgaATCCCCCAAAGGCTAAGGGCTCTTCTATTCGATGGGCATCTCTCATCTCAATATCGGTGCTGATACTGTTGGTCATCGGCATCATGGCTGGCTGCTTCTTTGTGCCCTCGGCTGTCCAGGAGTACGCCAAGCAGGCCGCGGTCGTCGAGCCGACAAACTTGGCCCTGGAATCCATTACAACCGACGGGGTGCGAGCCCGTGTACAAGCGAACTTCAGACTCGACGGCTCTCGAGTGCAAGACACAACATCTCGGAGGATCGGAAAAATTACAACATGGATTGTGAGGCAGTTGGGAACGGAAAAGACCAAGGTCGGCGTCTATTTGCCGGAGTTCGACGGCGCACTGCTTGGCACCGCTGTGGTGCCGCCACTCACCGTCAGTATCGTCGATGGCCAGACCACTGCGATTGACTTCATCGCTGAACTGTCGCCCGGCGACGCTGAAGCATATCGAAAGATTGCCAACGAATGGCTGGACGGGAAGCTCGACCAGCTAAAAGTACTTGGAAAGGCCGAGATCCCACTCCGGTCAGGAATCTTCCCGCTGGGCACCCACCCAGTCAGCGAGGTTTTGGTTTTTGAAGGTCAATCACTCTACCGCTCCTTCGCCTCCCTGTACTTCGGAGAGAAAGCACTGCTTTGAATAACATTACGCACTGTTTACGCATTATTCAAAGCTCAGAACTAATGCATCACGTAGCGAACCAAATCCCAACGCTGCCGCAGTACAACATCTCGCGTCTCAACTTCCGAGATGTTCCAGACCGGGAAGGGCAGCGAACAGCAGTTGGCGCCGACGTAACCATCACGGCATATAACGAGTTCCCAGTCAGTCTCGACGTACCCGAACTTGGGTTTGAGGTTCTTGTCCCCAACTGTAATTCTTTCGACCCATACATCCTTCTCGCGGACGCCACCACCAAGCCTCTCGCTATCAAGCCGCGGAGCGATGTCACTGTCAACGTCTCTGGCATCATCCGAGAGCTGCCCAAATCTTTGACTCGAATCTGTCCCAACTCTAAGTCGTCACCCCTGGACAAATTCCTGGAACAGTACATGCACGGCGAGGCTGCTACCGTTTACGTCCGGGGCCGGAAAATGCCCGACTCGGACACACCTGACTGGGTTGGCGATATCTTGTCTGAGATCACCGTGCCTGTGCCCTTCCCGGGGCAGGGGTTTGACAATCTTATCAAGAGCTTCTCGCTCACTGACGTGAACTTTCAACTTCCCGACCCCATGGCGGACCCGGATGACCCGGATGGAGCTCCCAAGGTCTCCGGTACGGTTGAGGTACTCGCCAGCCTGCCGAAGGAGATGAACTTTGATATCAATGTCACGGACTTGCGGGCCACTGCAGACGTCATGTATCAGCACAAGAAGCTTGGCGAGCTCAACTTGGACAAGTGGCAACCCGCGAACTCGACCAAGGTGGACGGCACCGAGAAGCACGATCCGCTCTTGAAGATTATGTCTCGAGTCGTCGATGCCCCGCTCAACATCACCGACGGCGATGTGTTGACGGACGTGATGCAGAAACTCATcttcggcggcaaggaggtcTTGTTGGACGTCAAGGCCAGTGTTGACATCCGCGTCAACACGGCTCTTGGGAACTTGGTTCTGAAGGATGTCCCTGCAGAGGGCAAAATCCCAGTAAAACGTCCGTACTAAGTCCGACACTGTCCGTATCATCGTGGGTTGATTTCTTTTGTCCCTGCTCACGAAGGGGGACTGTTGGGTCACAATGACTTACACTGGTGCAGCTCTGCCTGGCGAAACCATGGGCAACATACATCCGCAAGTCGGAGATGTCAAGATCATCagcacctcctcctcgtcgatgacgatCGAGGCGTCAGTCAACATCACGAACCCCACGCCGTACACGGCTGTCGTTCCGTACGTCAATATCCACATTGTTAGGGATGGCTTCGTACTCGGGAGTGCGACCGCAGAAAACATGAAGGTTGTCAAAGGCGAGAACACCAACTTGATTGTCAAGGCGACATGGGATCCCGCGGTAGAGGGCGAGGCCAGTCGGAAGGCTGCCAGCGACATGATATCAGAGTATTTGTCGGGTCGCAACATCACCATAGATGTGAAGACTCATCGTGGAACCATTCCGGCTGCCCCATTGATCGGCGAGGGCCTTTCCAAGCTCAACATCAGCATTGCCGCTCCCAAACTGGAGCTtcccggagaaggagaaaaaaaggggcACTTCATCAGAGACGCGACTTTCCATTTGTTGTCTTCCACAGCGACGTTCACGCTGGTGTCCCCCCTGCGATATAACACCATCTATGTCGATTGGATTAACGCCACAGCGTTATACAACCACACAGAGTCAGTTGGGCGCATTGTCTACGGCCTACCTTTTGCGGCGCCTCCGGGAACGTCTACCACGCCTAAGCTGCCCGTGGACTGGTCCATGGGGTCTGTGGGCTATGACGCTGTGAAAAGGGCGCTTGGGGGGGCCCTGAAACTTGACGCAATCGCGAATGTAACAGTCAGGATTGGCAACTGGAAGGAAACGGTCTGGTATGAGGGCCAGGGAATTGGGGCCAGTATTCGCTTGTAGTTGATTATCGGGCTCGGCGTTATTGGGTCATTATTGGGTTGGGCGGCTGTTGTAAGCGCCTTGCGCGCAAAGCGACGTGAAATCACATAGTTCCGAACTGGTAATCCAAGTACAAATCATAGAATAGCCTCGTGGCTCTGTGAGTATTTGAATAGACACTACTTGTCCAGTACCCCTGTCGATGGCTATCCATATATGACAAGAGCATAGTACTCCATTGCTTTCACCGACCCAGAAGGAGCCTGTAGTCAAGGCATTTTCTCACTCTCACAGACAAGCGCAGATCGTCTTGGGGAAAATGTTAGTAGTCAACTGACGGCTCTCGAAGAACGCCGAGGGGAGCAGCTTTGGCCATCATCCCATTCCATCATGTTCGGTGTTGGTGAATGAGATTCCAAGCCCCTTACGTTTGGCAGAAGTACGAATCAAAACAACCTGGTTTCTATCTCTCAGTAAGATCACGAGTTTGAATAGATGTCATTCAGTCGCTCTGCTCGAGGACTCGCTATTACTACTCAAGAATTACCTCTATTCAGCCTCAACTTCATGTGAAAATGAGTATTAGTCAACCACCCCATACCTACTACACTCAGTCGGAGATGCCGCACATCTCACTCATAGCGACCACAGTGCGCAAGGACAGTGTCAAGACGTCATTAAGCGCCGAGTGCTCACTGTGGTTGAGAACCTGCTTGTGCTCGCAAGTTGTCGCTCTTCAGAGGTCATTCGCTCATCTCTCCGTTGCGCGTCAACTTCAGCGTCAATCACGATCTGCCCATCTCATCAATTTGCCACGCCATAGTCACGAAGAGGGCCAAGCGACGACCTGTCCCTTGATCAGCCGCGCCGGTCCAGGTTCACCGACGGCCACCACCAATCGACGCCAAACTCTCACCTAcgcctcgccgcctgccCGTGCCCATCTGACCACCGGCAGCTAGACTAGCAAACCGGAGCACGTACGCTCTATCGCCATCTTACCAACCAGCACGAGCGcgcgagcattttcgccgTTCACCTACGCGAAGAAAAGTAACAGGAGGAAACGGAGAAGATCCAAAATAATGATGCCAAACCTCAAAGAGAGCTACTCGCCATAcgccccgcgccgccgccgatccCCTCGCGTGGTCCTCACCTGGGTCGGAGTTTGGCTCACCGTGCTGACGCTTACTTGGTGGTTCACGTCGCGGCGgtccgccgccatctcggcggcggacaGGGAGTTTGCGGACGCCGTgatcaagggcaaggagatCCCCCCCGAGGCTGGCGCCTgatgtctctctctctgtctctcctttttttgtctttttttttgtggTCTCTGGCTGTTTCTCATTGTAACTTTCTTCCTTTTACCTCTCTTCCGAATCGAGTTCGTTCGGTTATAATGGCGCCGTGCTGGTCTGAACACTGTCTCCAACctattttcttttttttttcttgtttcGTTCGGCTTGTCTTGGGTTACTGAGACGTTTTGGGAAGCACCCTGAGAGGAACCCACGGAAAGGTCCGCCGTCTGGAGACAGAAGACGCAATTGTACGAAATCGGGCGGGAATGCCAATGGAACGCGTGGCGTTGCGGACATTGGGACCTGCCAACATCAAACAACACCTCGCGATGATGACGTTGAGGGGGATGAATACCTGCTGCAAATTCGCCCCTTGCTACGGCTCAGCCCAGCAAGAAGCCAGTACGTGTTACGTTGGTGTCGTAAAACCGTCTTCCCAAACAAGGAGGATCGATCTTGGGGTTGTGATGAAGGGGAATGAGGGGATAAagggggcgggagggggtGCATTGGAATGCGAACCGGCCAGCGGAGCTACGGGGTTTCCTGGATATTAAAGGTCGCCCGGGAGAGTATTTATTGGCATTCAAGGGAGACTCAGACCTAGAACATAGAGCAACGCAAGGCACATCATGATACAGGAACaggcgtcttcttctctcatGCGAAAGGAAACAAAAACACGGGCGTTTCGTAGACCGAAAGGTGGAAGGGAGAGCGTGTGCgtgcgcgcgtgtgtgtgaggCATCGACAGATCCTCAACAGCGACATTTCTTTTTCACCCGTCTCTCCTCACgcttcttctttccttctcgcTCACTATTCTTTTTTTGgtgagagagacggagagcgACAAGACTCGACCGAACCAGAAGAGAAGATCGCACGTGTAATATCCTCCTACTCTCAACCATCCCGCGCTATCTCATAGTTCCGCCTAAACCCAGGCCGACGCCACATGGCAAAAAAGGGTCCTTTGTCCCCGATCAGCACCGTTTCCAGGATTAGCAGCGCTTGCCACGGGCACCTCAGCAGCGCCGCGCGGGTCGGATAGCTGAGCGAGGAGGCAAAGTGTCTCCCAAGAGCCGAAAAGCCTCCAGGCCTCGACGAGTAGGTGGGGGAGAGGACCAAACACGGCTAGAAGGAAGCCATTTCCCGTTTTCGACACTGAGCCGGTAGAGCGGGAAGGAGCACGAGAGGGCCCAGAGCAAAGGTGTGATGCTGGTGAGCAGCTCTACAGGTACATATTCACGGCTGTATCTTTCCATCCTCGGGATCCGAACTTACTCGCCCATCTCATCTAGCGTGGACATCTCTTTCTCAGCCTGTAGACACACGCCTGGCTTAGTCTTCACGAACAGGGCTCATCGTCGAGCTTATCTACCTTGCATCAAGACCGGAACAATACATTACACACGATGAAcagcaccggcaccgccaccaGCACCGCAAGGTCGGGAACGATGTCCAACGCACACTCAGGCATATTCACACAAGGGGCCCGCGGGCCGTCGCCAGCGAATATGGACCACGAACTCCATGTGAACCTCGTACGGGACATCATCAGAACGCGGCGGGACCAGAGACGCGCGCGGCTGCAACAGCGGTGTCGGACGCACAGTAACGAcacgacgccgacaccgacgccgccgccgccgacaagccGCAGCGTCACGCCCCTGAAGCGTCAGCCGAGCCATGGTAGCAGCAACAAGCCCGACAGCCCgctctccttcgcctcgTCCGAGTTCTCGTCCGAGTACTCGTCAGACTTTTCACCCTGCGTCTCGCCGCTGATGGAGGACCTCATGCTGGAGATCAAGGACGCGATCCAGAGCAGCGACCCGAATCCCGAGCTCGGCGCATCGCCGAAACGGACACCGTCGGCGTTTGACATGGACGACATATTCAGGTTGATCGAGGAAGCGCAGAGGGAATACGAGAGCCTGAGCGGTGAAAGTGAAGCACCTACTGCGCAACGGAACGACGAACCGCAGCGACAGCCTCGGTGGAGCTGGGAGAGTCTGCTGGGCCATCCGTAACGACAAGATGGGAGCCACTCGGCTCTGATCCAATGATATGCGGAACAGTGAGTGATGACTTCAACCGCAACTATGGAGGGGCAAGGGGGCCATGCAAGGGAGTTTGGAGTACGACTTGTACTTCATTCAGCCTTTACGTGGGAATggatgacgaggaaaagTAGGAAAAACCAACCGGATGTCTGAAGAGTTGCGCATTGTGTCAGCATGGAAGAAACTTCATCAATTTGGATTGTACATATTAAAGGGTCTGCACCTTTTTCCTGGTCCCCGACCTTCATCCCGATAGCCTTTTATTGTAATCGAACACCGGCCTGCCGCTTCGCCGATGATGAGCTCATGTTTGCGTTTTCGCTGGCGTCAAAGGTCGGCTTGGCCTCGCGtcgcttctcctcctcgatcttCTTCAGAAGCTTGTCGGTCTTGCCCTTTCCGCTGCCCTTGCCGTGGAACTGGTGACTCATGTGCTTGAAGGCCTCCTTCTGGTCGAGGGACCGGCCGTGGTCGTCCACGTACTTGAGTTCTACCTTGGGCTTGTAGTGCTTCTTGAAGagttcgtcgacgacgcgggACTGCTGCAGTTCGCGGTGGGCGTTGGCCTGCCGAGCGCGTTCCTCCCTGTCCC
Protein-coding regions in this window:
- a CDS encoding Acetolactate synthase, translated to MASRRLVSTSLWRAAAAPAQATSLSAAVRWSSTTSSTSAIAYKALRRRSAPLPVSDSPPAWSAQAAVSNILYDMPSPSSQPPKRHILNCLVQNEPGVLSRVSGILAARGFNIDSLVVCSTEVDDLSRMTIVLTGQDGVVEQARRQLEDLVPVWAVLDYTNAALVQRELLLAKINILGPEYFEELLAHHREMTAADADSEHALEAEQQSLEEVAKDFHPSKLAVSQALRHKHEHLKSITYFAHQFGGKVLDISTNSCIVEVSAKPSRIDSFLKLIGPFGILESARTGLMALPRSPLYGPNEETILKEADEVVDASQLPPG
- a CDS encoding Ornithine carbamoyltransferase: MKQTAFRVTRQALNGVQSRAYSQSPGPRHLMSIADLSPSEFATLVRNAASNKTAVKSGNVPQALATGLTGKSVAMLFSKRSTRTRVSTEAAVALMGGHPMFLGKDDIQLGVNESLYDTSKVISSMTSCMVARVGPHSDVAGLAKDSSVPVINALSDDYHPLQIIADFLTIHEAFPAYTTSDKADLGLKGLKVAWIGDSNNVLFDLAIGCVKMGVDIAVASPAGYGIPDAMKAVIASAAHGVASPGKLTETTVPEEAIKNADILVTDTWVSMGQEAEAQKRLKAFAGYQITNDLAKRGGANEGWKFMHCLPRHPEEVADEVFYSPRSLVFPEAENRLWAAVSALEGFVVNKGKI
- a CDS encoding Pre-rRNA processing protein, translating into MAEDEERSPLLAPKGKGRAGDDSSLSESAPLLSSSSATPRYDGEQDDPETSRAPSLASNPPKAKGSSIRWASLISISVLILLVIGIMAGCFFVPSAVQEYAKQAAVVEPTNLALESITTDGVRARVQANFRLDGSRVQDTTSRRIGKITTWIVRQLGTEKTKVGVYLPEFDGALLGTAVVPPLTVSIVDGQTTAIDFIAELSPGDAEAYRKIANEWLDGKLDQLKVLGKAEIPLRSGIFPLGTHPVSEVLVFEANQIPTLPQYNISRLNFRDVPDREGQRTAVGADVTITAYNEFPVSLDVPELGFEVLVPNCNSFDPYILLADATTKPLAIKPRSDVTVNVSGIIRELPKSLTRICPNSKSSPLDKFLEQYMHGEAATVYVRGRKMPDSDTPDWVGDILSEITVPVPFPGQGFDNLIKSFSLTDVNFQLPDPMADPDDPDGAPKVSGTVEVLASLPKEMNFDINVTDLRATADVMYQHKKLGELNLDKWQPANSTKVDGTEKHDPLLKIMSRVVDAPLNITDGDVLTDVMQKLIFGGKEVLLDVKASVDIRVNTALGNLVLKDVPAEGKIPVKPLPGETMGNIHPQVGDVKIISTSSSSMTIEASVNITNPTPYTAVVPYVNIHIVRDGFVLGSATAENMKVVKGENTNLIVKATWDPAVEGEASRKAASDMISEYLSGRNITIDVKTHRGTIPAAPLIGEGLSKLNISIAAPKLELPGEGEKKGHFIRDATFHLLSSTATFTLVSPLRYNTIYVDWINATALYNHTESVGRIVYGLPFAAPPGTSTTPKLPVDWSMGSVGYDAVKRALGGALKLDAIANVTVRIGNWKETVWYEGQGIGASIRL